From Plectropomus leopardus isolate mb chromosome 17, YSFRI_Pleo_2.0, whole genome shotgun sequence, a single genomic window includes:
- the aqp8b gene encoding aquaporin-8b: MADEKMEMGEVGASLMSSQPKPPPDRPPNKFERLFQPCLGELVGTTFFVFIGCVSVIENVESTGRLQPALVHGLAVAVMVACMAEISGSHFNPPFTLAIYLCGEMELNMVAPYLACQLLGGVLGAAMAKGMTSKENFARAHGAAFALLQQDSEIGRAVFAEVAMTCLVTMVVLLGAVNTKTKSPMVPFLVGCTVVFNILAGGDVSGTCMNPARAFGPAIVSNYWVYHWVYWVGPIAGGVIAAVLVRLLLGDRKVRLILK; this comes from the exons ATGGCTGATGAGAAGATGGAGATGGGAGAAGTCGGGGCGTCTCTGATGTCTTCACAGCCTAAGCCGCCTCCAGACAGACCTCCAAACAAATTTGAGAGGTTATTTCAGCCCTGTCTGGGCGAGCTGGTGGGAACTACCTTCTTTGTGTTCATCGGCTGCGTGTCGGTCATAGAGAATGTGGAGTCCACGGGGAGGCTGCAGCCGGCTCTGGTGCACGGCCTGGCTGTGGCCGTCATGGTGGCTTGCATGGCCGAGATCAG tGGATCCCATTTCAACCCACCGTTCACCCTGGCCATCTATCTATGTGGCGAGATGGAGCTGAACATGGTGGCCCCATATCTCGCATGTCAGTTGCTCGGAGGGGTGCTCGGAGCTGCGATGGCAAAG GGGATGACCTCGAAGGAGAACTTCGCCAGAGCCCACGGGGCTGCGTTTGCTCTCCTGCAGCAAGACAGTGAAATAGGACGAGCTGTATTCGCAGAGGTCGCCATGACCTGCCTGGTCACCATGGTGGTGCTGCTAGGGGCTGTCAACACCAAGACCAAAAGCCCCATGGTGCCGTTTTTAGTGGGCTGCACTGTTGTCTTCAACATTTTGGCTGG TGGAGATGTATCTGGCACCTGCATGAACCCCGCCAGAGCCTTTGGTCCAGCCATAGTGAGCAACTACTGGGTTTATCACTGGGTCTACTGGGTGGGACCCATCGCAGGAGGTGTAATAGCAGCTGTACTGGTTCG ACTTCTCCTTGGAGACAGGAAGGTGCGACTCATTCTGAAATGA